A single genomic interval of Astyanax mexicanus isolate ESR-SI-001 chromosome 4, AstMex3_surface, whole genome shotgun sequence harbors:
- the LOC125780523 gene encoding uncharacterized protein LOC125780523: MRHQQCPICHVTYSNLPKHLTGFHNVANPKEKALLLSLSSGRVKGLFRCEEPQCGKTVKRLDRHYAECHIDKTSDEAKSIVTRCKNQYILEQLGKLRETHPQVLMVSVLDLGGRQTTQDDRWTRPPPDAPETSADPACSQGHQRTSRLQAGCLGLLGNSRLKAEVLGTSIDIPTDTETPEMSTDVKPEPAPAETTQDLTPNCSNTDCQRLLRENQELKARLGLGKGECPRQDCQHKSQELSRLVQLYMASPQKKLRNKFSRKDDFETEHAPKYEQVLQDFFVFCVGANPSSKVKDNGNTCRSHVRRFLLFAGEGKLLKGDFSFLADSTKIAEWVEVLKTDRMKPTTIRINLVNIHKFVKFLNNLPAAQTKLSGRDFQRIHAQIKARLKDLQKDVTLHSQKFRKENKSSRNNAERTA; the protein is encoded by the exons ATGAGGCACCAGCAGTGCCCTATTTGCCACGTCACATACTCGAATCTTCCTAAGCACCTGACGGGATTCCACAACGTGGCGAATCCCAAAGAGAAGGCCCTGCTCCTGAGCCTCTCCAGCGGACG cgTGAAGGGATTGTTCCGATGTGAAGAGCCTCAATGCGGGAAAACGGTTAAAAGGCTCGACAGGCATTACGCAGAATGCCACATTGATAAAACG TCCGATGAAGCTAAGAGCATTGTCACAAGGTGCAAAAATCAATACATCTTGGAACAGCTAGGAAAACTGAGGGAAACCCATCCCCAAGTGCTGATGGTCAGCGTGCTGGATTTGGGCGGCAGGCAGACCACCCAGGATGACCGATGGACCCGACCACCCCCCGACGCACCAGAGACATCGGCGGACCCAGCCTGCAGCCAGGGACATCAACGGACCTCCCGTTTGCAAGCGGGATGCCTGGGACTTCTGGGGAATTCCCGCCTGAAAGCGGAAGTCCTGGGGACGTCCATAGACATCCCAACCgacactgaaacacctgaaaTGTCCACAGATGTCAAACCAGAGCCAGCGCCGGCGGAGACCACCCAGGACCTCACACCCAACTGCTCAAACACAGACTGCCAGCGGCTTCTGAGAGAAAATCAGGAGCTCAAGGCACGTCTGGGTTTGGGTAAGGGAGAATGCCCCAGGCAGGACTGCCAGCATAAAAGCCAGGAGCTTTCCAGGCTGGTGCAGCTCTACATGGCAAGCCCCCAAAAGAAGCTCCGAAATAAATTTTCCAGAAAGGACGATTTTGAAACAGAGCATGCCCCAAAATATG AACAAGTCCTACAagacttttttgtcttctgtGTAGGGGCCAATCCTTCAAGCAAAGTGAAAGACAACGGCAATACCTGCCGGAGCCACGTCCGCAGGTTTCTTTTGTTTGCAGGAGAGGGCAAGCTCCTGAAGGGGGACTTTTCCTTTTTAGCCGACTCAACGAAGATTGCAGA GTGGGTGGAGGTTCTTAAAACAGACAGAATGAAACCCACGACCATAAGAATTAATCTAGTAAACATCCACAAGTTCGTCAAATTCCTAAACAACCTGCCTGCAGCCCAAACAAAACTCAGTGGGAGGGACTTCCAAAGGATCCATGCACAGATAAAGGCGCGTCTGAAGGATCTACAGAAGGACGTCACTCTACATAGTCAAAAGTTTAGAAAGGAGAACAAAA GTTCGAGAAATAATGCCGAAAGAACTGCATAA